In Rhodamnia argentea isolate NSW1041297 chromosome 11, ASM2092103v1, whole genome shotgun sequence, one genomic interval encodes:
- the LOC115753458 gene encoding uncharacterized protein LOC115753458: protein MARWAKPEVYPLMAAMTFVTGLCVFQLTRNVVPNPDVRINKHHRRTAVLDNGEEGERYSQHGLRKFLRTRPPEIMPTINHFFSEDK from the exons ATGGCACGTTGGGCGAAGCCAGAG GTGTATCCATTGATGGCGGCGATGACATTTGTGACCGGTTTGTGCGTATTTCAGCTCACGAGGAACGTTGTTCCGAACCCCGATGTTAG GATCAACAAGCATCATCGGAGGACGGCGGTGCTAGACAATGgcgaagaaggagagagatacTCTCAACATGGCCTCCGCAAGTTCCTCCGCACTCGCCCGCCGGAGATCATGCCCACCATCAACCACTTCTTCTCCGAAGATAAATGA
- the LOC115753443 gene encoding uncharacterized protein LOC115753443: protein MAVNNSGKVRFSLAWWSLLATAAVVALISCRGARAALEAGNATTPRRCHGGECLIAYRQPEVELMAVLDPEQALVSMVAALKPGEAVGSSGSQGNPADCGRTGPGRYTSCVPESNLDPHYNPYPRKA, encoded by the coding sequence atGGCTGTCAATAATTCCGGGAAGGTTCGTTTCTCCCTCGCGTGGTGGTCCCTGCTCGCAACCGCGGCTGTAGTAGCTCTGATCAGCTGTCGGGGAGCGAGGGCCGCTTTGGAAGCCGGCAACGCCACCACTCCGCGGCGGTGCCACGGGGGCGAGTGCCTCATCGCTTACCGGCAACCGGAGGTGGAGCTGATGGCGGTGCTGGACCCGGAGCAGGCCCTGGTCAGCATGGTGGCGGCCCTCAAACCTGGAGAGGCCGTGGGAAGTTCCGGGAGTCAGGGAAACCCCGCCGATTGCGGCCGCACAGGGCCCGGACGGTACACATCATGCGTTCCCGAGAGCAATTTGGACCCTCACTACAACCCTTATCCCCGTAAGGCGTAA
- the LOC115753457 gene encoding uncharacterized protein C9orf85 homolog: MSSRRGPPKHQNAYAWKPNAGVKINETEVGGRFRPYSEITGVCARCREQIEWKRRYGKYKPLVEPAKCQKCSRRAVRQAYHNLCSGCAKEQNVCAKCRCRVDSLVGRDSSELEAEQKALEEAIKNARERDRRTLLRAMNKSNDNNSGKSATEKANKVGDIFPSSSLEGYARSRQEGKAGSGNKEEEVEGEEEVEDNTEEDNTDDEE; this comes from the exons ATGAGCAGCCGGCGTGGCCCGCCCAAGCACCAGAACGCCTACGCCTGGAAGCCCAACGCCGGCGTCAAAATCAACGAAACG GAAGTTGGAGGGAGGTTCCGGCCGTACTCCGAGATAACTGGAGTTTGCGCTCGATGTAGAGAGCAGATCGAGTGGAAACGCCGTTACGGCAAGTATAAGCCCCTCGTTGAACCTGCTAAGTG CCAGAAGTGTTCTAGGAGGGCCGTTCGTCAAGCTTACCACAATCTTTGCTCTG GATGTGCCAAGGAGCAGAATGTGTGTGCTAAGTGTCGTTGCCGAGTCGACAGTTTAGTTGGCAG AGACTCTTCCGAATTGGAAGCAGAGCAAAAAGCGCTCGAGGAG GCAATTAAGAATGCTCGAGAAAGGGATAGAAGAACTCTACTTCGTGCT ATGAACAAGTCAAATGACAATAATTCGGGGAAATCTGCAACTGAGAAAGCAAACAAGGTTGGAGATATATTCCCCTCTTCATCACTTGAGGGTTATGCCAGATCGCGCCAGGAGGGCAAAGCCGGTAGTGGTaacaaggaagaagaagtgGAGGGTGAGGAGGAAGTGGAGGACAACACGGAGGAAGACAACACTGATGATGAGGAATAA
- the LOC115753431 gene encoding probable methyltransferase At1g29790, protein MISGCDPLPRRRCFSRTPPNYTKPMPSSNSLWNQPRDANILWSHYKCKDYQCLLSNQTGNKRGFFKCSDCFNLSKRGWEGPVNEPEETAEFTIDQVLALKPGEIRVGLDFGPSTGSFAALMRERNVTVATATLNLGAPFNEVIALRGLLPLYVSIGSRLPFFDGTLDIVHSSLFLDGWVGAELLQFVLFDWDRVLRPRGLLWVDRFFCKKGDVKMYGEEFERLRYRKLLWRVVPKSDKFEGEYFFSAVLEKPLRT, encoded by the coding sequence ATGATCAGTGGCTGTGACCCATTGCCCAGAAGGAGATGCTTCTCAAGAACACCACCAAACTACACAAAGCCAATGCCCTCAAGCAACTCTCTGTGGAATCAGCCTAGGGATGCCAACATATTGTGGAGCCACTACAAGTGCAAGGACTATCAATGCCTCCTCTCCAACCAAACAGGGAACAAAAGGGGCTTCTTCAAGTGCTCGGACTGCTTCAACCTCTCGAAGCGAGGGTGGGAAGGGCCGGTCAACGAGCCAGAGGAAACTGCCGAGTTCACCATCGATCAGGTCCTGGCCCTGAAGCCTGGGGAGATCAGGGTCGGGCTGGACTTTGGCCCGTCGACGGGGAGCTTTGCCGCCCTCATGAGGGAGAGGAACGTGACGGTTGCCACAGCCACGCTGAACCTTGGGGCGCCCTTCAACGAGGTGATCGCGCTGAGGGGCCTGCTTCCGCTCTACGTCTCGATCGGCTCGAGATTGCCCTTCTTCGACGGCACGCTCGACATCGTGCACTCGAGCCTGTTCCTGGACGGGTGGGTCGGCGCGGAGCTGCTCCAGTTCGTGCTGTTCGATTGGGACCGGGTCCTGAGGCCGAGGGGGTTGCTGTGGGTGGACCGGTTCTTCTGCAAGAAGGGAGACGTGAAGAtgtatggggaagagttcgagAGGCTGAGGTACAGGAAGCTGCTGTGGAGGGTTGTGCCCAAGAGTGACAAGTTTGAGGGTGAGTATTTCTTCTCTGCAGTGCTTGAGAAGCCCCTTAGAACTTGA